The genomic segment AGGTTGTATAACAACAGTTCAATATCCCCTTTTCAGACATCTGGATCAGCCCCTGTCAAAGGACAAACCGTGGCCAAATTGAAGGTGGCAATCAATGGATTTGGACGCATAGGTAGGAACTTTCTCCGGTGCTGGCATGGCCGCAAAGACTCGCCCCTTGATGTCATCGTCGTCAATGACAGTGGCGGTGTCAGGAATGTGAGTCAAAGCCAATGAACTAGTAAAACAACTAAATCTTCATTATTGTTTGTTTGGATTGAGTCTGATGATTCAATGTTTGTTATTGAAAACCAAACACATTTAGGCATCCCACTTGCTGAAATATGATTCTATGCTTGGCACCTTCAAAGCTGATGTGAAAATTGTGGATGACTCAACCATAAGTGTTGATGGTAAGAACATTAAGGTTGTCTCCAGCAGAGACCCCCTTAAGCTCCCATGGGCCGAGCTTGGCATTGACATTGTTATTGAGGTAGATTCTGCTACATCAATTTGAGTCTTGCATTGTAACATGTGTTTTTGTGTATAGTGTTTTGCTTTAACATTGTTGAAAATTTTGAACCAAACCATAGGGAACTGGTGTGTTTGTGGatggacctggagctgggaaacACATTCAAGCTGGTGCTAAGAAAGTTATCATCACAGCTCCAGCCAAAGGTGCTGATATTCCAACTTATGTTGTTGGAGTAAATGAACAAGACTATTCACATGAGGTTGCCAACATAGTCAGGTCAGTACTATTATACAATTTGGGGCGTTCTGgccacataaatattttttatagtcACTTTGTATAATAGCATTTTTtcaataattctttgcaaaatgacatTCCAAACGCAATCACCACCTTGTCTAGAAAACTATTTTTCAAGAATTATCGGAGGAAAACTATTGTTCGAAGTGACattaaaaattgttattttcACTCGTTACTCATTTTCTAATGTCACTTCACGACATAGTATTCTTTTGATAATTCTTTGTAAAATAGCATTCCAAACACAGCAACACCCTACTAGGAAGACTACTTTACAAATATCTATTAAGAGAATGGTATTTTACGaagtaatattatttaaaataactttttttttaatccaTAATGCACTTTTTaatgttgttttttattttttaaatgttctTTTCTTTTGCTGCAGCAATGCTTCTTGCACCACAAACTGTTTGGCTCCCTTTGTGAAAGTCTTGGATGAGGAATTTGGTATGCATTCTCACTCGTTCATCTAGTTGTGCTATGATGAATTCATCATGATCAGTGGTCACAATTGATAGCACATTTTATGTTCAAATGCAGGTATTGTGAAGGGTACCATGACAACCACTCACTCTTACACTGGAGATCAGGTAAGAAAAGCATATAAAACTAAACGCCCAAATTACTAAAATTATGCTCTAGCAGAGCTTTGTTAAAACTCCTAAAATGCAAAATCTAGTGGGAAAAAACTCAATACAGAAATGCTTTACATGGGAATCTAGTCAAAGAGAAAGAACCAAACAATCATACATtggggaaaaaaaaaaaagtggtgcTAATAAAGGAGTGGTGTGTTTTAATTTGGTGCAGAGGCTTTTGGATGCATCACACAGAGACTTGAGGAGAGCAAGAGCAGCAGCACTAAACATCGTGCCAACAAGCACAGGAGCAGCCAAGGCAGTGTCCCTAGTGCTGCCCCAGCTGAAGGGCAAGCTCAATGGGATCGCTCTACGTGTTCCCACCCCCAACGTATCAGTGGTGGACCTTGTCATCAACGTCGAGAAGAAAGGTATCTCCGCCGAAGATGTCAATGCATCATTCAGGAAGGCCGCCGAGGGCCCACTCAAAGGCATTTTGGATGTTTGTGATGTCCCTCTCGTCTCTGTTGACTTTCGTTGCTCCGACGTGTCTTCCACCATTGACTCTTCCTTGACTATGGTCATGGGTGATGATATGGTCAAGGTGGTTGCCTGGTACGACAACGAGTGGGGTTACAGGTAAGcctactttatttttaaaaatacacatttttaatCGCTTCTTTGAGTTGTTTTCTCAAATGTTTTTCTTATTGTATTTCAGCCAAAGGGTGGTTGATTTGGCTCACCTGGTGGCCAACAAGTGGCCAGGTACCTCGGAAGCCGGTAGCGGAGATCCATTGGAAGATTTTTGCAAGACAAACCCTGCTGACGAGGAGTGCAAAGTATATGAAGCTTAAGTCTATTGATGGAGTCTCTCATTCTTGGGCTAAATTATTGTATCTTGTTGTAAAGGGACCCAATGCCACTACCATTGCCTTTGGCTATTTATTTCTCATTCaatgttttcttttgtaattggattggatttgaGAAAGACTTAAAATAGATGATGATGAACCTATTAAATTAGTATGATAGTTTCTGTCAGTGAATTATATGTGACACAAGAATTTTAGTCCGGGAAAATGGAAAATTGCAACTACTTTATAAATAATTAGGATACCTTTtccaaaacaaaaaaaagtaaTTAGGATGTATTGTGTTGagcttaatttttaaataatgtaCAACTAATCTAATCCAACATTTTTATCTTAACTAGTTCAATCAAATTATAAATTGAATTTTGGTCATTTATACCTGTTGACGCAAGATTTTGTCAACAATAAATAAATGAACGAGAACTAGAGAAATGTAAACGACAATGAGAATTTTTACGTGATTTAGCTTTTAATTAAGTCTGGTCCACAAGTCTATTGTATTGATGAAGAACTTGCATGGGTTTAAGTTCTTTTAGGAATTGCAGTTTGACTGCGTTTTTACATGCACAATTTCGCTTATCCTTTACCACGAGAAGTTTgcaaccctatttataggcaactTAGGGATATTAATACCCTATAATCGGGGTTTAGTATATAGGAAATATAATTACTAGGTTAACCACAAATTACAATTAGAAAAATGGTGTAAAGTGCACTTAAGGCGGTCCTCGAGGATGCCCAGACTTGTCAACTAAGTAGGGGAATATTgaaattggttaaatataatggttaagttgtttacacaatgagGTGCAAAACATTTAACtatttttcacttaagttgaagtgaaaacatgagattgtatagtaggcatctaaaagtgacttttatggatCTAAAAAGTGATACATGGAAGTATCTAAGGATCCCAAAaaatttggtagcatttggagcaattttaggaccattaaAAGGGTCAAAAGTAAGAGGGGTGACGATGTGTCGCCTCCTAAGAGGCGTTGCATCGCCTAAATGAAAAGGGGCTCAAACGCCCCAagcaggcgatacatcgcctgttAGTAGGCGACACATCGCCTACATGCAGGCGACGTATCGCTTGACGTGTCCATACAAACACGTAAAATAAGCTCCAAATGACGAGTTAAttatctctaatcctattggttatacCTAATGACGgtacctacactataaaagggtccttatagagttttggaagatttgatgactctctccaatctctctctaacctctctctctctagctctcaaataCCAAAATTTTATCGacgaaactcatcaagcattgcttggcTTGcttgagttttaaggcttgttcaatcccaaatctcactctattggttgaagcttcaagcaattagGGAAGACTTGTAATAgatattttggacaacaatattcttattgtgtataaaccTTAGAAGCTCCCCaagttgaagattcaagttgctcaaagagaaaggttgtatctctctaaccctaattttgtattttgtcattctattgtgtttatgttgttagtattgatgTTTAAATGTTTTTATGTTCATCTTATAATCACTTAATCCTTTATTTTTCAAGATCTGCATTCACgccatgaacatgtttatttgattatcaagatttgcattcatactttgaataagttTCTTGATTAGCATCTAAAGTTTGTAATATTGAACTTTTCCTATTATGCATTGTTGATTAAAAAAATGTAAAGCCATAAACTTAACAGTAAGTTTTGCCTTTCGAGTAGCTCCTCAAATACCTCTAGGTCCTTGCGCGTACGACCATGATTGGGGTAGTGGTGTCAGTGCTAGGTGGCGCACCACCTAATTCTAAGGGTGATTCTGATCTTCTAACGTCCTCTTTGTTGGTCGCATGGATGTGACAACCATGTTCCTAGGCAACTACCACTAATGTCAAAGGTAGGTGGGCAAACATATCAAAGTTGTCCCCGCCTCTCATAAGCAGACTTGTGGATAAGTGTGTCTCGTAGGCTGAGGATGATTCTCGAGAAGGAGATGCTACTTGAACATTGTCTTTTGGGCTACCCCGAAGATCGTGCACTCGGGACCTTTACGGTCTTTAGAGTTCACACACTTCATGGCCCTCAGAAACCTAGACATTCCTCGTTGACTAGCTCCTCGCTAGGTTCCACGACTTAACACATGTTTGAGGAAGTCACGTGTTTCTCGAGTAGTCGCACATGTTGACCTACTCGAAAAATACGAGCAACACTATCTATTTTCTTTAACATCAAATATAATTAATCCAATTAGTATATAAATTGGATTGACTTTCTAATAAGTTTTTAAACTGTCATATCAATTTTAAAAGattagaagaaaaataatgataaACATAAAATACTAAATAACTacacataataaataaatattagtaATTAAATATAGGTTATAGGGCAGTTTGGAAAAGGTGTGGCTTATTCACCCATTAGCTTTAATTGTGATGTAGACTAAAGTGGCCTAGTAAATTATTTGAAAGTATCATGAGATGTAaaagtaatattataatatttcataAACTAATTAGTTTAGTTTGTTGatataaaattactaaaataattaatattttaaaatatctaaGGGAATATACCATTTTGGCCCTTATGTTTTTACCGAATACGTAACTGACTCCCGtcttttgttaaatgacaattcaaaccatgttttacaaaatagatcaaaatagtaccctagactcgattttggtcaaaatattttcaattataaaatcaatTCTCGAGTTGTTAGTGATGCGATGAGTTCAGAGAAGTGAAGAAAGTAGTTGAGGAGCTGAGAATGAaagattatatttgaatttttttttaccaaaattgggtataagatactattttgatccattttgtaaaactcAGGTtctgaattatcatttaacaaaacacatgggCTAATTGTGTATTTAGGAAAAACACAGGGGTCAAACTGGTATTTTCCcatctaataaatataaaattataaaaaaaaaaattaaatatataagatTTATTTTTTGTATAACTTAATTtacaattattttttataatattatatttatttattccatTTTTCTATTTTGAATAAGGAGCATTAAATTTGTATCTCATTTTAACactttttctcaatttttttttttgacattcattaaattctttttttttttgttaattttatataaatttttttaaataatgtataattttttagaaaaaaactatttctttaacaagtttttatatattttttgttttaatttttattttatttaaatatttaaaaaatatattttttagaatatgaaaaaaaagaaaaaatagaaaaatgtgagcataagttgataaaaatatatattatatattaaattttaataaaaatagagtatcttaatcaaattttgggtgcaaatataatgcccataataataatattcaaaatttacTGATTAGATTGATAAAAAAATATCACTATAGGTTAAGAGAAAGTAATAATAAAGAgaaaagttgagaactacccACTTTTAGTaatagttaactaaaattagacactaaatatatttagttgaatttgacccattattatcatgagacttcCCAAATTATCCTTATTTGAGCATATGgttctaagtgttgttgtaatgtattattgTGTAGAGAAATGGTATAATGAGAATATTCATTATAAATCTGGATATAAAAGTAAGAGGATTAATAAATGagtaaaaattaaaatgattatttaaaagtggGCACTTAGTCTAATTTCttcaatataataataaaagtactATTCGGCCATTACAGTGGAAATGTGTTAAATAAAGAGCAAACAACAATAAGTGTTTTTATTATGAATATTTTAAAATTAGATTggtctatatatatatgatgattaAATTTTTATTAAGATGATAAATACTTTCATGAATCAACTTACAAGCTTTGTAAACTTGTTTTGTTTTTAGAAAATGAGCATGCTATTGACTAAGATTTTATAAAAAGCCTTCatttatcattttaaaaaaataaataagcatAATATTTCTTAATTTTATGCATacaatttttcttctattttttttattacaatttaaatatttgttgtaataagtaaaaaaagattaaattaaatacaaatagaatgaaaaacaatttaaaatttaagtttattttaattttttttttttttttttgaagtggGGCTGCCTAAATATGTCGCGAAATAACTCCGAAAGAGAAATCAAATCAATATACAGCCGTAGCTTCTTTAACCACCACCGCCGCCGCCACCTCCTTGGATCGCCATCGCCGAACTTAAATCACGCGCCGCCGCCACCTCCTTGGATCGCCATAGCTGAATTTGAATTAGTCGTAATCAACTCTGAGCTGAGAACTCCGCGGCCACCATTGCAGGTTCCTTTCTTTTTCATGTTGTTATTCTTAACATATGCAATTCCCAATTTTAGATTTTCGGGTATATGTTTTCTTTTGTTAAGTGGGTTTTTTCGTAGTTAATTAATAAATTGTCTTAGATTCTTATATTTGGCCTTTGGCCTTTGATTTGATTCCGACTGAGAATTTGAGCTGAAACCAGATGAGATGTGAAACCTAATTTTGGAGAATTTGAGAATTGATGCCCTTGTATCTCACATCTTCTGTCAATCTTTGTGCTTTTGCTATGCTTTAAGTTTTTGGTTGAATTCACTCTTAGAGGTTTGTATTCTGTTTAGTTGATATTTAATGTTTGACAAAATGTCTGTGAAAATTTTGCTATTGAAATGACAACTGTTGAACTTTTATGGAAGTTATTAGAAACAGAAGATTGAATTGAGTGGCCATGACCTCAATAGGTCAGATGCGCCTTAGGGATTCACCTTCGCTAGACGTTGATCCATAAGAATATCCACCTCTTCTAAAAGGTCGCAAAATGTCTCTGTGGAAAAATTGTAATTGATAAGGCTTTGAGATTGAACTTTATTCAATACATTTCACATCAGACGTGGGTCTTTCAACAGGATATAGAAATTCTCATTGTCATGAGAAGATAATAGACGAAACCTATTGTAGAAATCCTCCGTTACTCCGCTTAAGTATCCAACTTCAATATCAGCTAACGTTCTAGATGAATCCCCCTTCTTAGATGTCCAATCTAATGGTTTGCACACCATGGGTAGATTGAGTTTAATCGGTGGGAGACTTATGTCAAAATTGCACATAGCGAGACATTTTAACGCACCCTTCCCCATATATACTTGTAATACATCTTCTGTGTAGCCGTTTACAGTTTTCACAATAATCAATTTTCGTTCAACCAAGAACTCAACCAAGCAGACCCCGATATCATAATCTTTCCTACTCACTTTGCTTTTCTTTAACTTCGCTGCTATCTTCATTCCAGCTTGAACTCTTACTGTATTATCAAGTTGTTCGATCAAAGTAGATAGCCTAACAGCGGGTAAATCCTTTAAACAGTTGACACAGACCCTAATGAATTATTATTGCCTCAAGTTTATATAGACCTAACACATTCAGATTAGCTAAACACTCTTCGGACATCCACGCTTCTTCTGCTTTAGATACTCCTTTGCTGAAATGGAATTATCCCCAATTAACATCTTTATcaatttaattgaacttggaaaCGCATTATTTTCATCAAAATTCATAGTTAGATCTTCGATTTGTGTCTGTAAAGAGTGCAACTTATAATCTTCATTGATATTTTTAATTCCTGAAATTTAGATTTATAATCTCTCAACAGCTTCACAACttcattatgatatttattaatattactgTTATTAAACATATTGATAGAAGGTTCATTCAGCATTTTGTTGAAATTCTTCCATAACAATCTAAGTTTACTCTTCTCATTGACACCAGAATCATTAGCAAAAGCTCTCTTTCCTACCTTAGAATCAAAAGATATATTTCCTACAATAGTAATAAAAGCACGTGTTTGTGGGAGCACATACAGTCGCATATTAGTTACCTTGGGGCATATATTAATGATAATATTCATGATAATCTTTTCTTTTTTCGTAATGTTACAGTGAACTGGGTATTGTGATGCTTACTATGGTCCTCTTATGATGACCAAGGTGAGGTATGAAAAGAGTGTGTATTATTCAGCGTGGTTGGTTAGAACCTCCCGATGCCTTACCCTAATCTCTCTTACAACTGATAATCAGGATAAAAATCAACTACTATCATTATAGAGAGGACCGACTTTTGGGATGTTATTTTCCAAGGAGTATTACCATACTGAAAAGGTTTTTCTAGATGTATTTTTGCACTAAGTTAGTTATGAATATATTTAGGAAAAATTTGATCATGACTCATTAGTAGGATAAGCGAGGCCTTGTTCTTAATAACCATAGTATACTATAGCTTATGTACCGACACCCATTATTAGATTAAATTAACTTTCTTCTTTTTGTTGTATATGTTTCATTTTTCTAAAAATATGTTTCATCTTTTGACAGCTATTTCTACAATTATTTTGTCAAGAAATTATATATCAAAATCTTTTAGTTACTTAGCATGAGATTAGGCTGGAAATCCTCTAGAATCTTCCATTTCTATGTGCCACCAATCACTGTTTTAATTACTTGCAAGTAGAATCTCAGTTGTTTCTGTAGTAGGGAAGATGAAGAAGGCAACTAGAATTTTGAACGGACTTTTATAATTCATATTGTTATGAATTTTACCTATAAATTCTTAATTTCATAACAAATTATAAGTTCGAAAGTAACATAAACGTATGCTTAAACTAATAACTAAATTTTGATGGTTTAATATTGTTTGCCAGTCAGAGTCAGTAAGAGCTTATAGATAGAAACtgtcaaaagaaaaaagaaaattagtAGTTTTTTCATCTATTTGTCATTTTGAATTACATAAAGAAAACTTATCTGTTAAAATGAAAATTAAGAAAAGATCTAGTGAAATGTATCAGcctaatagaaagaaagaacaattTTTAATTAAGGTGGCATTGATTAGTCAAGCAAGAAACTTTGAAGAATGAAGATGACGTTCTCCATTTAGAACCACCAAAATCTGtccttgctttttttttttggaaataggATCGGTCGAGGCTGTATGGCTTTGTTACTAGCGTCTCAAAATGTTAGAACAGGAAATTTAATTGTTGACCACACACAAAATGCAGACAGTGACTTGGTCTTTATTAGATAATTGTTTTGGAGTTgaaaatgtgtgtatatatataaatacatgtgTGTATGCGTGTGCGCGTGTGCGCATCATTGTGTAACTTGTTTGTGTGTGCCTGTGTGCGCGCGCATGCATTAGCTCCATTCAATTATACAATGTGTTTGTTTGTGCGTGTGTGTGCGTGCACATGCGCAATAGTTCCATTAAATTATGTAACATGTGTGCACACACACATTGGTTCCATTCCATTACGTAATGTGTCTGTTCCATTCAATTATGTAATGTGTGTGTTCCATTCAATTATGTAATATGTGTGTGCGCGTGTGCGCACATTAGTTCCATTCAATTATGTAATATGTGGGTGTGCGTCGCACATTAGTTCCATTCAATTATGTAATATGCGGGTGTGCACGTGTGCATTAGTTCCATTTAATTATGTaatatgtgtgtgtgtgcgtGTGCGCGCTAGTTCTATTCAATTATGTAATATGTATGTGCCTGTGCGCGCGTACATTAGTTCCATTCAATTATGTAAGTTATTGTTTTTTACTTGATTGTTTGCATGCCAAACATAATAGGCCTTTCGTGTGTATAATATATTGTAAATTGTaatttaacaaatttaaattttcATGAAAGTAAAAGATTATTCTTTGATTAATAATTTCCACATATTTTAATCTTACTATAGGCTCACCACCTTAGCCCAAATTTCTAAATTATTGCCATACTTGACGAGTATGTTCAGTTCATATGTTTTTTAGTGTATGAGAGATGGTTATTCTAGCTTTCGTTTGTAGTTTATTTGCAGTTTAGTAGCGAACTAGTATGGAAAAGTTTCTCATTAGTTAATATATTGAAGTATAAATGCATGATTGTGATAATTTATATAATGCTTGGATGAATGAAAGAAAGATTATGCTGATCATGCATGATGGTATGAGTTTATTTAATCCTATTTTAATAAGATAGAATGTTATGAggcttttttttaattatttattatgttAGGAtgtgatttaatttattattctaaattttaattaaataaaatttgtagttaaaaaataaaatttcggTTAAATTAAAATTGTTTCTTAATGCAGCTCAATcaatcatatattttattttttgttatatttttttataatttgcaACCAGTCACAGactcaatattttaaaatttagaaataataattagaCAGTTCAACtgattacattttaaaaaaaatcagtaaTTAAATTTAGATTCTTAATTCAtattcacttttatttatttattttattttattttataaaaaatacagTGTGCCAATCGTGAACCAATCAGTCCTAATTTGAAGGCCAAATTTTTCTGAATTGTACGAATGAGACGGCCCTTCATCTTTCTTCTTCTGCTGAAGATTGTCTTCTCTTCGTTAACGGGATGTTTTGCCAATGAAGAAACCTCTCTTACCTTTTCAAATCCCACCACCTTCAAACAATATAGTTCCCTTTTGCCCGTTATCAAGTGAGTAGCAGAATCAAGTCAATTTTGTCTTTTAAATTTCTTAattgtatatatttattttaatttttgcatttGCGGTGTTTTGTTCTTCAGCAAGAAAGATGTAGCAGTAGCACTAGTTATTGATGTTGATGGAGAAGTGTATATGTGGGACTTTAATTCGAGGAAAGTTGTATGGTCATGGTCCTCGGGATTTCCTATCTATGCTTCGTATCAGAATTTTAATGAAACTAATGCATCTGAGCCCGTAATTGAGTACGCTGATATTGATGATGATTGGCAACTATATTTCTATCGTAGAAACCCCTTTACAAAAGTGGTACACCATTTAACCTTTTCATGAAAATATCTGTATTGTTAGGTTTACTTGTTATGTTTTTCTTGTCACATAATCGAGTTTGCATTGTATGGGTTTTCAGTTCTAAATCTTATGGTTGCATTATGAGATTTATGATGTTTTGTTTGCTTCAGAAACCTTCAAAGACTGTGGAAGACTACATTCGAAGTACTCCACATGTGTCTAAGGATGGAGGAGTCACAGTAGGATCAAGGAGAAGTACCGTTTATCTTGTTGATGCTAATACTGGAAAGCTAATTCGGACATATAATTTGGCAGATACTCCATCCGTATTGGGTTTTCAGAATGAGGTAGAAAATCAAGTTATGTTGAAGGAAGATGCCAAAGAGTTCTTATCATCTGGGGCTGAGGACTCTGAAACAGTTGAGCAACTCCTTTACATCACAAGAACAGACTATGCATTGCAGCACCATTCTCCCGTCACTGGAAAAGTTCTGTGGAATGTGGCATTTTCTGACTTTGATGCAACTTTTAAGTTTCCTCATGAGGTTAAGCCTGTCATCCTGAGAATTCGTGATCATAGCTGGAAGAAGTCACTTTCTTTATATGACAAACGATTTAATGGGTTTCCTGGTGGCAGTCCGCTCCCTTTGCCTAAGCTTGATTCCGAACTCAGTCTTGTCCCAGTACCTTTTAGCCAAATTCCAATAGCTTCCAAACACACTACAAGCGGACAGGTACTTGCCCTGCCTTCTCCTAGCAATGAAAATAATGGGGTAAATGACAGTGGTGTTACTGAAATGATCTTCATGACGTTAACAGCTGGAATTGTTGCAAGGTTTCCTTTACAATATATCATTCCATTTCTGCCCACACAAGGTTATGGCAACTCGTTATTTTATTTTGCCTTTATGTTCGTCATCGGTTTTATCTTTCACCTTTATGTCAAGTTTAGGAAGCAGAATGAATTGAAAAAGACGTTTGAGGAATTTAAAGTGCAAGTCGCTGTTCCCAAAAAGAAGAAAACTCGGagattgggaaacaa from the Humulus lupulus chromosome X, drHumLupu1.1, whole genome shotgun sequence genome contains:
- the LOC133807007 gene encoding glyceraldehyde-3-phosphate dehydrogenase B, chloroplastic; the encoded protein is MASHAALASSRIPANTRLPSKPSHSFPTQCFSKKLEVAEFSGLRSSSCMTFAKNGREASFFDVVAAQLTPMTSGSAPVKGQTVAKLKVAINGFGRIGRNFLRCWHGRKDSPLDVIVVNDSGGVRNASHLLKYDSMLGTFKADVKIVDDSTISVDGKNIKVVSSRDPLKLPWAELGIDIVIEGTGVFVDGPGAGKHIQAGAKKVIITAPAKGADIPTYVVGVNEQDYSHEVANIVSNASCTTNCLAPFVKVLDEEFGIVKGTMTTTHSYTGDQRLLDASHRDLRRARAAALNIVPTSTGAAKAVSLVLPQLKGKLNGIALRVPTPNVSVVDLVINVEKKGISAEDVNASFRKAAEGPLKGILDVCDVPLVSVDFRCSDVSSTIDSSLTMVMGDDMVKVVAWYDNEWGYSQRVVDLAHLVANKWPGTSEAGSGDPLEDFCKTNPADEECKVYEA